A genomic region of Metopolophium dirhodum isolate CAU chromosome 1, ASM1992520v1, whole genome shotgun sequence contains the following coding sequences:
- the LOC132937146 gene encoding uncharacterized protein LOC132937146 isoform X2 yields the protein MAGSIEDNAALYKKKTFTYVPPSPPAELIETTSYTINFTARKFILVGVDPTDNFQVTVHLLTPSRHVKISPDFLRRIFSMMGHILSFILDTVQYKRIIFLETEFHKISSMVYGGENVLVIESKTQDGCRVLLNREDFIKLQYLECSIFESIVRKEVNTAPLITRQFDDFAMYLHEKSAHLKSPPKNLEDMLIFIKNVQDDRTEKIYPNMIGQIQMYATVQLAETVLQQLTHENGQMDTPTSPSYSPVSNIFSIHDDSSARDGFNQPKDDILAKALDHIDGPARTPAEIRNPQAYEVNDGPDFFYQFRTISPPQPYPTFTEHPVPSHKRSQSTFAKHPTPVRDVKRRLF from the exons atggcTGGTTCAATTGAAGACAACGCTGCATTATACAAGAAGAAGACCTTTACGTATGTACCACCATCGCCACCGGCTGAACTCATCGAAACCACAAGCTACACGATCAACTTTACAGCACGCAAATTCATACTTGTCGGTGTCGATCCTACTGATAATTTTCAAGTCACCGTTCATTTATTAACACCATCGCGTCATGTTAAAATATCGCCGGATTTCCTGAGACGCATATTCTCTATGATGGGGCATatcttatcatttatattagatACGGTCCAGTACAAGCGCATCATATTTCTTGAGAcggaatttcataaaatatccaGTATGGTGTATGGCGGAGAAAATGTGCTAGTAATAGAGTCAAAAACTCAGGACGGGTGCAGAGTACTGTTAAATCGGGAGGACTTTATTAAGCTTCAATATCTTGAATGTAGTATTTTCGAAAGTATTGTACGGAAAGAAGTAAACACTGCTCCATTAATTACAAGGCAGTTTGACGATTTTGCGATGTATCTACATGAGAAATCTGCTCACCTTAAATCACCACCGAAAAATTTAGAAGATAtgttaatattcattaaaaacgtACAAGACGATCGAACGGAGAAAATTTACCCAAACATGATCGGTCAAATACAAATGTATGCAACCGTACAACTAGCTGAAACTGTGTTACAACAGTTGACGCATGag AATGGTCAAATGGATACACCAACGTCGCCAAGCTATTCGCCGGTCAGCAATATATTCAGCATACACGACGATTCATCTGCACGTGATGGATTTAATCAGCCTAAGGATGATATTTTAGctaag GCACTAGATCATATTGATGGACCTGCACGGACACCAGCCGAGATTCGCAACCCGCAGGCATACGAGGTAAACGATGGGCCTGATTTTTTCTACCAATTCAGGACGATATCACCACCACAACCTTACCCAACTTTCACCGAACATCCAGTGCCATCACACAAACGATCTCAGTCAACCTTCGCCAAGCATCCGACGCCAGTACGTGATGTTAAGCGAcgtctattttaa
- the LOC132935262 gene encoding uncharacterized protein LOC132935262: MRAYNLDAAHYFTAPGLSFDAMLKFTGQKLQLLDDYDMLLMFENGIRGGLVQASKRYAKANNAKTPGYDETKEKSWIVYQDCNNLYGWAMSQYMPYGGFNWVEPTLNGLDDLNDTSPIGRVYEVDVTYPQKLHDKHNDLPFLPQNSVPRGSKVRKLMATFEKKENYIIHYRNLQQAIKNGLIVEKVHRVIQFSQSDWLAKYIKLNTEMRKKAKNDFEKDFFKLMNNAVFGKTMQSKRKEMKMELVSCERRLQKLINKCTFKHCTNYNENLNAVALENTIIRFDKPIYIGFAVLDISKTMMYDYHYNVMKKHYGPRLTLMYTDTDSLVYHIQTDDFYKDLAANSSLLDRMDTGNLPSDHPCYVIERKKSPGYFSDEVDGDIITEFCGLRAKSYAFNVYAGPEERVGGEKIKAKGIRGHVVKNHMTLEDHRKCLFEEDGLELYTENVSIRSFNHQLMTIKTKKLTYNSYDDKRVVLEDKIHTLAHGHYSIEEDEPEDEWPELVAL, translated from the exons ATGAGGGCATACAACCTGGACGCCGCCCATTATTTCACCGCCCCTGGACTTAGTTTCGATGCGATGCTTAAGTTCACGGGGCAAAAGCTGCAGTTGCTGGACGATTACGACATGTTGTTGATGTTCGAGAAtg gtatacgtgGTGGATTGGTTCAAGCGAGCAAACGATATGCGAAGGCGAATAATGCAAAGACCCCGGGGTATGATGAGACAAAAGAGAAATCGTGGATAGTGTATCAGGact gtaacaaCTTGTACGGGTGGGCAATGTCCCAGTACATGCCGTACGGTGGGTTCAACTGGGTCGAACCTACATTAAACGGACTTGATGATTTGAACGACACATCACCCATAGGGCGAGTGTATGAGGTGGATGTAACATACCCACAAAAATTACATGATAAGCATAACGACCTGCCTTTCCTGCCGCAAAACAGCGTGCCTCGAGGGTCGAAGGTGAGGAAGTTGATGGCGACATTTGAGAAAAAGGAGAATTACATCATACATTATAGGAACCTACAGCAGGCCATTAAGAATGGTTTGATAgttgaaaaa gtacacagAGTTATTCAGTTTAGCCAGTCGGATTGGTTggctaaatatattaagttaaacaCAGAGATGAGGAAGAAGGCTAAGAACGATTTTGAGAAAGACTTTTTTAAGCTGATGAACAATGCTGTATTTG gtaAAACAATGCAATCGAAGAGGAAAGAGATGAAGATGGAGTTGGTGTCGTGTGAGAGGAGGTTGCAGAAACTGATTAACAAGTG TACATTCAAACACTGTACCAATTATAATGAAAACCTAAACGCTGTCGCTTTAgagaatacaattattagattcgataaacctatatatattg gatTTGCAGTACTAGACATATCAAAAACAATGATGTATGACTATCATTACAATGTAATGAAGAAACACTATGGCCCTAGATTAACTCTTATGTATACTGACacag ATTCACTAGTGTATCACATTCAAACGGATGACTTCTACAAAGACTTGGCGGCTAACAGTAGCTTGTTGGACCGGATGGATACTGGTAACCTACCCAGTGACCATCCGTGCTATGTGATAGAAAGAAAGAAGTCCCCAGGATACTTTTCTGATGAAGTGGATGGTGATATAATTACTGAATTCTGTGGATTGAGAGCCAAGTCATATGCTTTCAATGTGTATGCCGGACCGGAGGAAAGAGTTGGTGGTGAAAAAATCAAAGCGAAGGGGATAAGAGGTCATGTGGTTAAAAACCACATGACTCTTGAAGATCATAGGAAGTGTTTGTTTGAAGAAGATGGATTGGAATTATATACAGAGAATGTGTCGATAAGATCATTCAACCACCAACTGATGacgataaaaacaaagaaattaaCGTATAACAGCTATGATGACAAGAGGGTGGTGCTAGaggataaaatacatacattagcACATGGACATTATAGTATAGA ggaaGATGAACCCGAGGATGAATGGCCTGAACTCGTGGCACTATGA
- the LOC132947505 gene encoding uncharacterized protein LOC132947505: MFNCDQCPSVFARKDGLVKHEITHAGIRFPCTVCTSTFNYKSHVNRHLKNIHGIVNVPAHLRPMPAAPIITQPVEQRIVQVAPAQVQIAPQIFVPDVPAGGSNMLTEDEMCMEAMDEFEDTDSYTVTVNGKRVSTANTASAANVKRVRLNLVKAPGFVEILSSANRKIVWYYAKNIGNTTIYSDFIRPLMPELVILLKTSVQKHTIKFNLKLEATYNRPNVPNSSENRAFKTVATEIYPDSDIRTIVERAYMKLVQEKDDYIGRGSGFTLESIDGLLLAVYKYTPMGGSSYIQLPEYIDRKRGTINPQNTDQECFKWAILARLVAENLSDRYKYCVGENYKKHEKNYNFNGISFPTPLSDITKFEKNNNNVSINVYGLDKKFQAPRKYPTYEVYPLRVVDEEKKDHFDLLLVTDGENNSHYVYISNFSRLIRAQKTRHNGGVVFCKRCFTSFDDRRHKYKLSGQEALDQHKLICGAHKPILPEMPKEGDCVEFRAWKNTVRHPFVIYADFEAILTKAEEKKGGNTTIIQNHEPMSYTFFVKASDDVPAELLVQHEIPAGPVKHRGSENRTDVARHFVETIVDVARKIEGLMKTNIPITMTEDEEKTHKECNACNLCKCILAGGGKVRDHDHLTGKFRQTLCSRCNLELQQPKFVPVFFHNLSNYDSHFIITELGYDTQAINVIPNSEEKFISFSKYISSTFTVRFIDTFRFMASSLSSPAENLVTPEHENFRETAKHFVAGDMPLVTRKGVYPYEYTDSWERLEETRLPRKREFYSTLTETGIKEEDFEHAKPVSQNRCIAVG, encoded by the exons atgttcaACTGCGATCAGTGTCCGTCGGTGTTCGCACGTAAAGACGGTTTGGTTAAACATGAAATAACTCATGCGGGCATACGTTTTCCGTGTACCGTATGTACATCGACATTCAACTATAAATCGCATGTCAATAGACATCTGAAAAATATTCAtg GTATCGTCAACGTTCCGGCTCACCTCAGACCAATGCCTGCTGCACCGATCATTACACAACCGGTAGAGCAAAGAATCGTTCAGGTTGCTCCAGCTCAAGTTCAGATTGCACCCCAAATATTTGTTCCTGATGTCCCGGCCGGTGGCTCGAACATGTTAACCGAAGACGAAATGTGTATGGAAGCCATGGACGAATTTGAGGATACag attcttACACCGTTACCGTCAACGGTAAACGCGTTTCTACGGCCAATACCGCCTCGGCTGCTAACGTTAAAAGGGTTAGGTTGAATCTCGTTAAGGCTCCAGGGTTTGTAGAAATTTTGTCGTCCGCAAATAGAAAAATAGTTTGGTACTATGCTAAAAATATCGGCAATACAACGATTTATTCCGACTTTATCCGACCCCTCATGCCTGAACTAGTCATTTTATTAAAGACCTCCGTACAAAAACATACTATTAAATTCAACCTGAAGCTCGAAGCTACGTACAACCGGCCCAACGTCCCCAATTCGTCGGAGAACCGGGCATTTAAAACAGTGGCGACAGAAATTTACCCTGACAGCGATATAAGAACTATTGTAGAGAGAGCGTATATGAAGTTGGTTCAGGAGAAAGATGATTACATCGGGAGGGGTAGTGGATTTACACTGGAGTCGATCGATGGGCTGTTGTTGGCCGTGTATAAATATACACCGATGGGCGGCTCGTCGTATATTCAACTACCCGAATATATAGATAGAAAACGGGGGACCATCAACCCACAAAACACGGATCAGGAGTGCTTCAAGTGGGCGATTTTGGCGAGGCTTGTAGCCGAAAATTTATCtgatagatataaatattgtgtcggagaaaattataaaaagcatgagaaaaattataattttaacggtATATCGTTCCCGACACCACTATCAGACATcaccaaatttgaaaaaaataataataacgtctcTATAAATGTATACGGCCTCGACAAAAAATTCCAGGCACCCCGTAAGTACCCAACGTACGAAGTGTATCCGTTACGTGTGGTCGACGAAGAAAAAAAGGATCATTTCGACCTGTTGTTGGTGACGGACGGCGAAAATAACTCGCACTATGTTTACATTTCGAATTTTTCACGGCTCATACGTGCGCAGAAAACGAGACACAATGGGGGAGTAGTGTTTTGCAAGAGGTGTTTCACATCATTCGATGACAGGCGGCATAAATACAAGTTGAGCGGACAGGAGGCCCTGGACCAACATAAATTGATTTGTGGGGCGCACAAGCCAATTTTACCGGAGATGCCGAAGGAGGGTGATTGTGTTGAATTCAGGGCGTGGAAAAACACGGTTAGGCACCCGTTTGTCATTTACGCGGATTTCGAGGCGATCTTGACGAAGGCGGAGGAGAAAAAAGGGGGGAACacaacaattattcaaaatcatgAGCCGatgagttatacattttttgtgaaGGCGAGCGATGACGTACCGGCGGAATTATTGGTTCAACACGAGATACCGGCGGGGCCGGTAAAACATAGAGGGAGCGAAAACAGGACAGACGTGGCGAGACATTTTGTGGAGACGATAGTTGATGTGGCCCGGAAAATTGAAGGTCTGATGAAGACGAATATACCTATAACCATGACTGAGGACGAAGAAAAAACACATAAAGAGTGTAATGCGTGTAActtatgcaaatgcatattagCCGGGGGCGGTAAGGTTAGGGATCATGATCATTTAACGGGTAAATTTAGGCAGACCTTGTGCTCTAGGTGTAATTTAGAGTTACAACAGCCTAAATTTGTCCCTGTCTTTTTTCATAATCTCTCAAACTACGACTCGCACTTCATAATCACTGAACTTGGGTATGATACACAGGCGATCAACGTTATACCGAACAGTGAGGAGAAATTTATATCTTTCTCgaaatatataagtagtacCTTCACTGTTCGGTTTATCGACACGTTCCGGTTCATGGCGTCGAGTCTGTCGTCCCCGGCCGAAAATTTAGTTACACCCGAACATGAGAACTTCCGTGAGACAGCCAAACATTTTGTCGCCGGAGATATGCCGCTCGTGACTCGTAAGGGGGTGTACCCGTACGAGTACACAGATAGTTGGGAGCGGCTGGAGGAGACGAGGTTACCGAGGAAGAGAGAATTTTATAGTACGTTGACAGAGACCGGGATTAAGGAGGAAGACTTTGAGCACGCGAA ACCTGTATCTCAAAATCGATGTATTGCTGTTGGCTGA
- the LOC132937146 gene encoding uncharacterized protein LOC132937146 isoform X1, which yields MAGSIEDNAALYKKKTFTYVPPSPPAELIETTSYTINFTARKFILVGVDPTDNFQVTVHLLTPSRHVKISPDFLRRIFSMMGHILSFILDTVQYKRIIFLETEFHKISSMVYGGENVLVIESKTQDGCRVLLNREDFIKLQYLECSIFESIVRKEVNTAPLITRQFDDFAMYLHEKSAHLKSPPKNLEDMLIFIKNVQDDRTEKIYPNMIGQIQMYATVQLAETVLQQLTHENGQMDTPTSPSYSPVSNIFSIHDDSSARDGFNQPKDDILAKVIYINIVLKIKTQYLFYIYFSQALDHIDGPARTPAEIRNPQAYEVNDGPDFFYQFRTISPPQPYPTFTEHPVPSHKRSQSTFAKHPTPVRDVKRRLF from the exons atggcTGGTTCAATTGAAGACAACGCTGCATTATACAAGAAGAAGACCTTTACGTATGTACCACCATCGCCACCGGCTGAACTCATCGAAACCACAAGCTACACGATCAACTTTACAGCACGCAAATTCATACTTGTCGGTGTCGATCCTACTGATAATTTTCAAGTCACCGTTCATTTATTAACACCATCGCGTCATGTTAAAATATCGCCGGATTTCCTGAGACGCATATTCTCTATGATGGGGCATatcttatcatttatattagatACGGTCCAGTACAAGCGCATCATATTTCTTGAGAcggaatttcataaaatatccaGTATGGTGTATGGCGGAGAAAATGTGCTAGTAATAGAGTCAAAAACTCAGGACGGGTGCAGAGTACTGTTAAATCGGGAGGACTTTATTAAGCTTCAATATCTTGAATGTAGTATTTTCGAAAGTATTGTACGGAAAGAAGTAAACACTGCTCCATTAATTACAAGGCAGTTTGACGATTTTGCGATGTATCTACATGAGAAATCTGCTCACCTTAAATCACCACCGAAAAATTTAGAAGATAtgttaatattcattaaaaacgtACAAGACGATCGAACGGAGAAAATTTACCCAAACATGATCGGTCAAATACAAATGTATGCAACCGTACAACTAGCTGAAACTGTGTTACAACAGTTGACGCATGag AATGGTCAAATGGATACACCAACGTCGCCAAGCTATTCGCCGGTCAGCAATATATTCAGCATACACGACGATTCATCTGCACGTGATGGATTTAATCAGCCTAAGGATGATATTTTAGctaaggtaatttatataaacatagttttaaaaataaaaacacaatatttattttatatttatttttcccaGGCACTAGATCATATTGATGGACCTGCACGGACACCAGCCGAGATTCGCAACCCGCAGGCATACGAGGTAAACGATGGGCCTGATTTTTTCTACCAATTCAGGACGATATCACCACCACAACCTTACCCAACTTTCACCGAACATCCAGTGCCATCACACAAACGATCTCAGTCAACCTTCGCCAAGCATCCGACGCCAGTACGTGATGTTAAGCGAcgtctattttaa